The Brevibacillus choshinensis genome includes the window GTACTTGCTGGCTCGATGACAGGGCTGCTAGTCACGTTTGATCCCGCCCATCCCGAGCACAAATGGGAAGAGATCACGGACAATGGCTACATCCGCAACCATAAACCTGATGGCGACACCTTGTATATCGTCGACATTTGTATACGCCCAAGCCACCGCAAGCTCGGATTGGGTCAGCTCATGATGCAGGCCATGTACGAATTGGTCGTGTATCGTGGGTTACAGCGACTGCTAGGCGGAGGTCGGATGCCAGGCTATGGTCGCCATGCGGATGAGTGGAAGCCTGAGGAGTATGTGAAGCGTGTCGTTGCAGGGGAAGTCAAGGACCCTGTCATCACCTTCCTTATGCGTTGTGGGCGTACCCCTGTGCAAGTCGTCGCGAACTATCTAGAGGATGAAGAATCACGGAATTACGCCACCCTGATGGAATGGAAAAATCCGTTTTTGCTCGGCTAGCCTGCGTATGGATTCACCCGGAAAGTGAAAATTGTCATTTTGAGGAGGACTTATTATCCATGGAATTCGTACGTATTCAACATATTGACAACCCGCTCTTTGCAAAAATGCACCGCTTGATGCAAGAGGTGTTTCCTCCCGAGGAAGTTCTGGATTACGAATTGTGGAGAGAGCCACTCGAAGATCCAGGCATCCGAGTATTTGTCGCCGTACACGAAGGAGAAGTAGTAGGCACCACCGAATATCGTTACTATTCGGACTTGAACGTTGCGATGACGGACTTTACTATCGTTGGACGTGAAGGGCTCGGTGTGGGCCGTTTTCTGGCGAGAGAGCGCCAAAAGGATTTGAACGCATTGGCAAAGGCAAACGGCAAAGAGCTGTACGGCATGTTTGCTGAAATCTACGATCCTTATCGGGTAGAAGAGCATGCATTCGGCGGAATTAAGCCGATGGACCCGTTTGTACGCCGTGAAGTCCTGTCCCATCTAGGCTACAAGCGCACAAATATCGCGTATGTCCACCCTTCCTGGCAAAATGACGGGGAAGCTGTAACTGGTCTGGATCTGGGCTTCATGCCAACTAACGAAGAGCAAACGACTTTGGAAGCTGACTTGATCGTTACTTTCCTCAAGCGCTACTACTCAGTACTACCGCAAAAGCCACAGGCTTGGCTGGATATGGTAGAGGGCTTGTCTGGAAAAGAATCGGTTGAGCTTTTGCCGATCTAAACAAACCTCACCGAAGAACCGACTCCTGTGGAGCTATCCAAAGAGCTTCATAGGAGTTTTTTGTTCCAAACACCAAACAGCAACCAGAGAGGAGTGACTCAAGTGAATGCTCAAAATGTGGCGACGATTCTCTTGTATCTGGCAGTCATTTTTCATCTGCTGGGCATGAGCGGATGGGTTGTTTCGACCATGGCACAACCGATTCAACTCGCGACACTCGCTTTATTGCTGACCGCCATATTCGTCCTGCGAAAAAAGAAGCGCAAAACAAAACGCCGTGCGCGCAAACCACCAATCGAGGTGACGACGATGCTTGATCGGGCAGAAGGTGGTGAGCCGGGCAAATGAGTAATGACAACATCCACATTCACGCTATCCTGGATGTATCCCACGACGGCATTATCTCCGTCGATCGAGACTATAGAATCACCTGAGTCAATAAAATCCCTTTCCACGTTGCATCGATCATCGCAGAGATGGCAGAGCGAGACAATCGACCTTTGCGTGTGGGAGACGTAGACGTATTTCATTTGCGAGAGCTTCGCAATGTAGTAGAGAATGGTTCTGTTAAGCAAAAACGATCAGGTGGTCCTGGATGACTTGTCTTTCTTCGCAAAAAAGCTCAATCAACGACTGCAATTCAGACCACGGGTAAAGGAAACGGATTTAATACGGAAGGTTTTGGCAGATACAAAGGGAAACCGAGGGGAAGCGGCGAAGATTTTGGGTATGGACCGGACGGCGCTATGGAGAAGGCGAGTGAACGTATTGTTGCATGTGCAACGATTGTTGTTGTTGCGATTGCAACATCTATGGTGCATTCCTCAACAGGCTCATTCGGGTTCATAGGCATAATTAACTGAAAATTTTAAACATACTGATTTGGCACGGGAGTTGCTTGTTCATTCTACTGCTACGGAAAATCACACACAAAGTGAGGGGAGCGCATGTCGAACCAACCTATTATTCGTGTCGAAGACGTCTCGTTTGCCTATCAGGTAAACCAGGATCAGCAAATTACCGTGCTCCAGAACGTCTCCCTCGAAGTCTTTCCCGGAGAGTATCTGGCGATCATCGGTCACAACGGTTCCGGTAAGTCGACACTTTCCAAGCATCTCAATGGCATCCTCACTCCACGCGAAGGAAAAGTCTTGGTGAACGGGGTTAATACGCGAGAAAAAGAGCGTATCCATGAAGTAAGAAGCCGTGTGGGCATGGTCTTCCAGCATCCTGACAACCAGATTGTGGCGACCATTGTGGAGGATGACGTTGCATTCGGTTTGGAGAATATCGGTGTTTCACCAGAGGAAATGAAGGCTCGTATTGATTTTGCTCTGGACGCTGTAGGGATGAGTGCCTTTCGTCATCGCCCACCCCATCACCTTTCCGGGGGACAAAAACAGCGTATCGCGATCGCAGGCATCCTGGCCATGAAGCCGCAATGCCTCGTTTTGGACGAAGCGACGAGCATGCTGGACAGCTACGGGAGGCAAGACATCTTAGCTGTCGTTCGCAAGCTGCACAGCGAGGGTATGACGATCGTAACCGTCACGCACCACATGTCAGAGGTTGCGGAAGCGGATCGTGTAGTCGTCATGGAAGGTGGCAAAATCGTGCTGCAAGGTACACCGCGCGAAGTGTTTTCCCATCAGGAAAAGCTGCGTGAGCTTCACCTCGACGTTCCAGATGCGAGCCGCATTGCTCAGTTGGTATATTCGGAATATCCAGCGTTTTCTCCTGATTTGATCCATAACGAAGAAGTCGTCGCAGAGGTCAATCGCGTGAATGTCCGAGAAGCGGAGGCGAGCGGTTCATGACACAGCTGATGGTAGACATCCAAAACTTGTCTCATATTTACATGCAAGGTACTCCGCTCGAGCATCGCGCACTGGACGGCGTCTCCTTGCAGGTAGAGCAGGGGGAATGCATGGCCATCATCGGTCATACAGGCTCAGGGAAATCGACGCTGATTCAGCATTTCAACGGTTTGATACGTCCGCAGTCTGGCAAAGTGGTTATTAGCGGACTGGACGTTTCCTTGCCGAAAGTCGATATGAAAAGCCTTCGTCGTCAGGTTGGGTTGGTCTTTCAAAACCCCGAAGACCAGCTGTTTGAAAAGCTGGTAGGTGACGATGTTGCGTATGGTCCTTTTAAAATGGGGCTGCCGCTAGATGAAGTGCGCCGCCGCGTGCACTGGGCGATGGAACTGGTAGGACTTTCTTTCGAAGATATGAGGGATCGTCCCACGTTCGCACTTAGCGGCGGGCAAAAACGAAAGGTCGCACTTGCTGGCGTTCTTGCTCTTCAGCCAAAGGTACTTGTGCTCGACGAACCGACGGCAGGGCTGGACCCCCTCTCACGCAAAGAACTTTTGGAGCGAATTCGCCATCTCAATCGGGAAGAAAATTTGACGGTCATTTTTGTCTCCCACAACATGGAGGAGGTAGCTCAGCTGGCTGACAGGGTCTACGTCATGGCGAACGGGAAGGCCGTATGCGATGGGACACCACGCCAGATCTTCGGCAATGAGGAACTGCTGCGCCAGCACCATATCGGGACGCCAGAATCTGTCGACATATTGTATAGGCTGCGTGAGGAAGGATATGGAATTAATCCAGAAGCGTTTTTGCCGGAAGAAACGGCTTACGAAATCTTGAAACTGCTCAAGCGCTAAGGAGGGAGCCAGATGTCAGCAGAATTCGAATTGACGCGCAATATAACCATAGGCCAGTATTTACCGACGGGCTCCATCGTACACCGCCTGGACCCGCGATTTAAACTGGCTGCCTTTGTCATCCTGATTCTCGCGATCGCCGTTTGCAACACGTACGTTGGTAACGTGTTTGCCATCTTGATGTGCACGTGGCTGTTTCAAGTTTCCAAGATCCCTATTCATTACGGTATTTCCGGAATCAAGCCTGCCATTCCTTTTATCATTATCCTGGCCATTTTGCAGCTCCTCTTTTACGGTGGGATTGCGAACGGCGGAGCTGTTTATTTCGAATATGGCTTTATCAAAATCACCAGCGAAAGTGTCCGTCTCGTGCTTGTATCTGCCATGCGCTTTGTCGAAGTAATCTTTCTATCCAGTGTCCTGACACTAAGCACTTCCACTACGGAGCTGACACACGGCATGGAGCGACTTCTGGGGCCATTGGAAAAAGTGAAGTTTCCCGTCCACGCTTTTGCATTGATCATTACCATCGCCATCCGTTTCGTTCCTACTTTTGCGATGGAGATGGAGAAGATGATGAAAGCGCAGGCATCTAGAGGAGCAGACTTTGGCACAGGGGAATGGTGGAGAATCGTCCAACGCACGAAAGACATGTTTCCGATCATTATCCCTCTTTTTAACGTGGCGCTTGCCCGTGCAGAAGATCTGATATTGGCGATGGAGGCCCGTTGTTATATTCCGGGGGCTGCACGTACGAGATTTGCTCATTACACGGCCACTGGCAAGGATTATGTGGCTGTCGCTCTGAGTATTGTCATTTCTGTCATCATGCTTGCCATACCTTGGTAGTAAGTCCGGGAAGTCTCCCTATACGGGATTTCCATAGAGAATTAGAAATAAAGGAGGAATATGCATGGAAAAAGGCTTGACAGTGCGCAGGATCGTCATTGCAGGTGTATTGGGAGCGATTGCTATCTTGCTCGGAGTCACGCGCTTGGGCTACATCCCGGTACCGACAGCGGCAGGGAATGCAACCATCTTGCACATCCCGGCAGTCATTGGCGGAATCATGGAAGGCTGGGGCGTTGGCATGATCATCGGTCTCATTTTTGGAGTCTCTTCTTTCTTAAACGCCACCGTTCCGTTGTTTAAAGACCCGCTCGTCGCGATATTGCCTCGTCTCTTTATCGGGGTGACGGCGTACCTGACTTACGTGGGGCTGAAAAACGTCAACCAATACGTTGCGATTGGGGTAGCAGGGTTCGTTGGTTCTATGACCAATACATTGCTCGTGCTTGGGATGGCGGTCATCCGCGGTTACATGGCGGCTGGAGTAGCTGCGACAGTGGCGATTACCAGCGGTCTGCCTGAAGCGATTGTATCTGTCATCGTGACATTGGCTGTCGTAGCTGCGTGGAAGAAACTAGGATCTTCTGGCAAGCAAAAATCTAAAATTTCTGGAGATTTGTAAAAGATGGCAGGAACAATCACGGATGTGCCCGGCGTAAAAGTCGGGAATGCGCAAAATAACGAAGCGTTGACAGGATGCAGTGTCATCTTGCTGGAGCAGCCGTCCGTGTGCGGCGTGGATGTCCGGGGTTCTGCCCCGGGCACCCGCGAGACGGACCTCTTGGACCCGATGAATATGGTGAGTGTGGTCCATGCCATTTGCTTGTCCGGAGGGAGTGCCTACGGACTGGATGCGGCGACAGGGGTGATGCAATATCTGGAGGAAAAGGGAATCGGTCTAGACGTGATGTTTGGCGTCGTGCCAATTGTACCAGGTGCTGTGCTGTTCGATTTGGCTATCGGCGATCATAAGATTCGTCCCGATCGACAAATGGGATATGAGGCCGCAGCCAAAGCGAGCAAAGACCTCGACGAACAAGGAAATGTAGGAGCTGGGACAGGAGCATCAGTCGGAAAGCTGAATGGCTTCTCCAACGCGATGAAAGGCGGTTTGGGAACTGCGTCTATCACCTTGGCAAACGGGTTGGTAATCGGAGCTCTCGTTGCTGTAAACGCTATTGGTCATGTATTTGATCCACAGTCCGGTAAAATCTTGGCGGGTCCCCGCGACGAAGAGGGAAATATCCTCGACAGTGTTGAGGTGATGCAGACGCACACGTTTTCACCGATTCCACCCGGTACCAATACGACCATAGCGGTAGTGGCAAGCAATGCGATGTTAACCAAGTCGGAAGCGAAAAAAGTAGCGCAAATGGCTCATGACGGACTGGCCAGGACCATTCGACCGATTCACACAATGAATGACGGAGATACCATTTTTGCCGTAGCTACGGGCGAAGTCAAAGCAACCGTTGACCTAATTGGTTCTCTCTCGGCAGATGTATTAGCTGCAGCGGTGATATGTGCAATTGAGCACGCAGAATCCGCCGGGGGACTTCCTTCTTACAGCAGTCTTTCTCAATAAGCATGCACGCTAGCTTTCACACAAATGGATGCAGAGGAGTGATTGTCAGATGAACCAAGTAGTTTCCTTTGTTGATGAGCAGGAGGTAGTACGCCTGACTCAGGAGCTGGTACGCATCGACAGTGTGTACCGCCCTGAACAACCAGGAGCGAATGAAGAGCGCGTGGCCCTCTTTGTAGCCGACTATCTGCGCAAGATGGGGATGCAGGTGTATTATGAGGAAGTCGTGCCGGGGCGGCCAAATGTGATCGCATTTTACGATTCGGGCAGGCCGGGAAAAACGCTCTTGTTTGAGGCACATACGGATGTGGTGACAGAAGGAGACCGGGATGCCTGGAGCTATGATCCGTTTGGAGCGACGATTTCCGGAGGGCGCATCTACGGGAGAGGTTCCTGCGATACCAAAGGCAATCTTGCGGCAGCCATCTGTGCAGTCAAGGCGATCCAGCGCTCCAAGCAAGAGTTCACAGGCAAGATTCTTTTGTGCATCCCATGTGACGAGGAAGGTATGATGATTGGAATCAAAGATTTTATCCGTCGCGGCTGGGCCAATAATGTCGATGCGGCGATTATTTGTGAGCCTGAGGAAAATCAACTATGCATTACCCAAAAAGGAGCAATGCGGGCTATCTTGCGTACGTATGGGAAAATGGCGCATGGTGCTATGCCTCTAACTGGGATCAACCCCAATACGCGGATGGCAAGGGCGATCGTGGCCCTAGAAGAGCTCGAGCGTAAAGAAATGGCTCGTCTGGGACAACACCCGATGCTTGGCTGGCCGAGTATCACTCCGACTATTTTGCAAGCACCCGTAAAAGGAGATCCCCAGATCAACGTCGTGCCGGATCAGTGCATGACGACTCTGGATATTCGCACGGTTCCTGGACAGGAACATGAAGTCTTGCATCGAGAAATGTCTGCCATCCTCGAGGCACTGGGCCGTGAAGACGACAAGTTCAAAGCGACTTTGGAAGTGATTGAGGAGCGTCCTTGGACCCTGACAGGGATGGAGGAAGAGGTTGTGCAGGCGGTGGCCAATTCGTACCGCGAGATCACCAAGAAAGAACCAGTATACAATGGAGTTCCTGGGGCAACAGACGGCACGTTTTTACACAAGGCGGGCATCCCGATTCTGACCACTGGCGCCGGTGATCGCCACATTCCGCACCATGCGGATGAGTACGTTGACATAGATCAATTAGTGGAATCTACCCAACTGTTTGCTTTGTCCGCACTGACGTTTTTGGCACAGCCAGTACGTGCGTAAAACGAGTGCGATACCCTGCCAATGAACGGCGGGGTATTTTTTTGTCAAAAACTTGCTTAATCTATCCAATTTTTTTTATACTAGCAGGAGATTTGTCTCCACCATTTCTACATAAATATGAATGGAAACAGATGAAGGGGGCACGTGCCTGTGAATATGCGCTGGAATTTGGATGTTTTGTACACGTCTTTTGATTCGCCAGAATGTCAACAAGATTGGGACAAATTATGCCACGAGATGGAAGAGGTAAAAAGCTGGGCGGCGGAGCACTTGCAAACACAAGAAGATGCGATCGCGAAAATGGAAGCGTACATCACAAAAATGACCTCCATTTTGCAAACACAAACACGCTTGTACAGCTATGCAGAGCTCACTGCTAGCGTAGATGCGAAAAATGAAAAGGCCCTGCAATTAGTGGAGCGGATTCAGAATCAGGCAGTCGAGCTAGTCGAGCCGGACGTGCAATTTCAAAAATGGCTGGGTGAGATCCGCAATCTAGATGTGTTGATCAGCCAATCAGAGCTGTTGGAGACCCATCGCTTCATGCTTACGGAAATGTCTGAGAAGAGCAAGTATATGCTCAGTGAAAAAGAAGAAATCATCCTCGCCAAAATGAAAAATACCGGCTCCAACGCATGGACCAAGCTGCAAGAGATGATCAGCTCGACGCTGCTGGTGGATTTGACGTTGGATGGCGAGAAAAAGCAGCTACCTTTACCAGTCGTTCGTAACATGGCGTATGAAAAGGATGCAGAGCTACGCAAACAAGCTTATGAAGCGGAGCTGGCTGCTTACAAAAAGATTGAAGAATCTTCCGCGGCTAGCCTGAACGGTATCAAAGGCGAAGTGATTACGATTGCCAAGTTGCGCGGCTATGAATCTGCTTTGGACAAAACATTGAAAGACTCCCGTATGGACAAAGAAACTCTCGATGCAATGATGACAGCCATTCGTGAGAGCCTACCGACGTTCCACAAATATTACAGCAAGAAAGCGGAATTACTCGGACATGCAAATGGTAAGTTGCCGTTTTACGATATGTTCGCTCCTGTAGGCGATGCCGATATGCGTTTCACCTACCAAGAAGCGCGTGACTTTATCGTCAAGCACTTCGGTAGCTTCAGTGAAAAGCTGGCAAATTATGCAGCGCGTGCTTTTGACAACCAGTGGATCGATGCCGAGACTCGTGAGGGCAAGAGGGGCGGAGCATTCTGCGCGAATCTGCACATCGTCGGGGAAAGCCGCATCATGGCGAATTATACGGGCAGCTACAATGATGTAAGCACATTGGCCCATGAACTGGGACATGGCTATCATGGGGACTGCTTGGTGAATGAAGCATTCTTTAACAGTGACTACCCGATGCCGATCGCAGAAACAGCGTCTATTTTGTGCGAGACCATCATTGCCAATGCCGCATTGCAGCAAGCTTCACCTGAAGAAGCCTTTGCCATCCTGGAGAACGACATTTCTGGTTCTGGCCAAGTGATCGTAGATATTTACAGCCGTTTCCTTTTTGAATCCGCCCTATTTGAGCGTCGGGAAAACGGCTCTCTGCCGGTCAATGAGCTAAAGGAACTGATGCTTCAGTCACAAAAAGCTGCTTATGGAACTGGCTTGGATCCAGAGATCCTGCACCCGTACATGTGGGTATGCAAACCGCATTATTACAGTGCTGATTACAATTACTACAACTTCCCATACGCATTCGGGCTGCTGTTTGCAAAAGGACTGTATGCAGTTTACCTCGAGCGGGGAGACGCGTTCGTAGAACAATACGATCAATTACTTTCGGTGACCGGTAAAATGAGTATCGCTGATGTCGCTGCAATCATGGATGTGGATGTTCGTTCGGCTGACTTCTGGCGCAATTCCCTGTCGTTGATCGGCAAGGACATCGACACCTTTGTAGAGCTGGCTTCCACCCGAAAATAAAAGGACCGACGCAAAAAAACGCCTATCGATATCTGGGCGTTTTTTTTGCGCATAGCATAGAACCTGCTAGGAGAAAGTAAGAAAAACAAATGAGGTGATTACGTGGTGAACGGATTGCAGTTGCTGGACCTGCTACGGGAGACGGAGAACAAAATGCTGCATTTACATAGAGCCATTGACAAGGTGAGCAGCGAACCGGACTTCAAGGAGACAGTGAGCGTTTTGACGGTAGTAGTCAGAGACTACCAGCTTCAACTGGACAAAATGAAACAGGCACTAGGTAACTTGGAGATCAGCACCAATCAACAATCAGCGCAATCTTCATCTCAGGTTCAAGGGACTCATTAAGTAAAAAGAAAAGCAGCTTACGATCTGCAAAAACAGAAACGTAAGCTGCTTTTCTACGTATTAACTGTTACTTACTGAAAGTCCAGGTAGCGTTTGACTCCGTAAAACGGATAGAGCTTGTGCATGTACTCGACTTTGCCAAAACGGACATCGTCTCCGTTGGCATGCACGATTACTCCGTTGCCCATATAAATGGCGACGTGGGATACGCGCCCTTTTCCAAGCGCATCATAAAAGAGTAGATCGCCAGGCTGTGCTTCATCCAACGAAATTTTCTTGCCTCCGCCGAATTGATCCTCGGATGTACGCGGGAGAGTGACGCCTAGCTTTTGAAAGACGTACGAGGTAAAGCCGCTGCAGTCAAATCCACTAGTTGTCGTTCCACCGAGTACATATGGAGTGTTCAGTAAAGGCTGGATAACGGACTCAAGACGACGCAAGCTCGCCGTATCCACATCTCCGGAGAATTCAGGGAGATCAGGAAGCGGGGTAGAACTCAGATAAGTAGAGGATACATACGCATGTTTATCGTCCTCGTACTTGATCTTTGTCCAATCATCTCCAGCTTCTACGACCTCAACCGTGTCACCGTAGTGCAGCTTCCCGAGAATCTTTGCATCCAGAGAAGGATTTCTGCGGACGTTGACAACATCACCGGTAATACGGGCTTTGTGATCGGATGACTCCGGCTTCACATCAGCTGGACTAGAATCTTCATCATGCTTTGCATCCGAAGTCGCTGCCAAGTCAGGAGGAGCGCCAACCGATTCATCAGAAACACCGACCCCTGCCAAGGTAAGCGTCTGACCAATAGCCAGTCGATCTGTATTCAATTGGTTCACTTGCATAAGTTGGCTCACCGTGGTCTGATGCTCACGTGCGATTTTGCTCAACGTATCACCTGCTGCAACCACATAGACCGGTGAGGCGGCGTGGGCAGCAGTAGGCAGCAGAGTGAAGAGGGCGAGGAAGGTGAATAGCCTCGAAGTATGTTTCATGTCATCGTCTCCACCAATCTACTAAATTCTGCATATCTAGATAAAATTCTAGCGGATTTTGAATGGTAAATCTATGAAAAAATAAGGAATAGCAAAAGTTTTTCTAAACTATTGCATTCTTATATCGAATCATGCTATATTAAAAGAGTCGTCGCGAGCGTAACGCGAAATGGCGCGAATAAAAGCATGGAGCTGTGGTGAAGTTGGAGTTCACGCCGGTCTGTCACACCGGAGGTCGCGGGTTCGAGTCCCGTCAGCTCCGCCATTTTTCTCTCCCGAGAATTTGTTCTTAGGAACGAGAAAAAGGCGTAAATACTTGTAATGTGCCGGTATAGCTCAATTGGTAGAGCACCTG containing:
- a CDS encoding GNAT family N-acetyltransferase; the protein is MYRKELYVFEKDKPRAAVVRNYTEQDFDELIQIQAESFPPPFPSELWWNREQLTNHVTLFPEGAICVEVEGVLAGSMTGLLVTFDPAHPEHKWEEITDNGYIRNHKPDGDTLYIVDICIRPSHRKLGLGQLMMQAMYELVVYRGLQRLLGGGRMPGYGRHADEWKPEEYVKRVVAGEVKDPVITFLMRCGRTPVQVVANYLEDEESRNYATLMEWKNPFLLG
- a CDS encoding GNAT family N-acetyltransferase, with the translated sequence MEFVRIQHIDNPLFAKMHRLMQEVFPPEEVLDYELWREPLEDPGIRVFVAVHEGEVVGTTEYRYYSDLNVAMTDFTIVGREGLGVGRFLARERQKDLNALAKANGKELYGMFAEIYDPYRVEEHAFGGIKPMDPFVRREVLSHLGYKRTNIAYVHPSWQNDGEAVTGLDLGFMPTNEEQTTLEADLIVTFLKRYYSVLPQKPQAWLDMVEGLSGKESVELLPI
- a CDS encoding helix-turn-helix domain-containing protein — its product is MVLLSKNDQVVLDDLSFFAKKLNQRLQFRPRVKETDLIRKVLADTKGNRGEAAKILGMDRTALWRRRVNVLLHVQRLLLLRLQHLWCIPQQAHSGS
- a CDS encoding energy-coupling factor transporter ATPase; translation: MSNQPIIRVEDVSFAYQVNQDQQITVLQNVSLEVFPGEYLAIIGHNGSGKSTLSKHLNGILTPREGKVLVNGVNTREKERIHEVRSRVGMVFQHPDNQIVATIVEDDVAFGLENIGVSPEEMKARIDFALDAVGMSAFRHRPPHHLSGGQKQRIAIAGILAMKPQCLVLDEATSMLDSYGRQDILAVVRKLHSEGMTIVTVTHHMSEVAEADRVVVMEGGKIVLQGTPREVFSHQEKLRELHLDVPDASRIAQLVYSEYPAFSPDLIHNEEVVAEVNRVNVREAEASGS
- a CDS encoding energy-coupling factor transporter ATPase produces the protein MTQLMVDIQNLSHIYMQGTPLEHRALDGVSLQVEQGECMAIIGHTGSGKSTLIQHFNGLIRPQSGKVVISGLDVSLPKVDMKSLRRQVGLVFQNPEDQLFEKLVGDDVAYGPFKMGLPLDEVRRRVHWAMELVGLSFEDMRDRPTFALSGGQKRKVALAGVLALQPKVLVLDEPTAGLDPLSRKELLERIRHLNREENLTVIFVSHNMEEVAQLADRVYVMANGKAVCDGTPRQIFGNEELLRQHHIGTPESVDILYRLREEGYGINPEAFLPEETAYEILKLLKR
- a CDS encoding energy-coupling factor transporter transmembrane component T family protein, with protein sequence MSAEFELTRNITIGQYLPTGSIVHRLDPRFKLAAFVILILAIAVCNTYVGNVFAILMCTWLFQVSKIPIHYGISGIKPAIPFIIILAILQLLFYGGIANGGAVYFEYGFIKITSESVRLVLVSAMRFVEVIFLSSVLTLSTSTTELTHGMERLLGPLEKVKFPVHAFALIITIAIRFVPTFAMEMEKMMKAQASRGADFGTGEWWRIVQRTKDMFPIIIPLFNVALARAEDLILAMEARCYIPGAARTRFAHYTATGKDYVAVALSIVISVIMLAIPW
- a CDS encoding ECF transporter S component, producing the protein MEKGLTVRRIVIAGVLGAIAILLGVTRLGYIPVPTAAGNATILHIPAVIGGIMEGWGVGMIIGLIFGVSSFLNATVPLFKDPLVAILPRLFIGVTAYLTYVGLKNVNQYVAIGVAGFVGSMTNTLLVLGMAVIRGYMAAGVAATVAITSGLPEAIVSVIVTLAVVAAWKKLGSSGKQKSKISGDL
- a CDS encoding P1 family peptidase — translated: MAGTITDVPGVKVGNAQNNEALTGCSVILLEQPSVCGVDVRGSAPGTRETDLLDPMNMVSVVHAICLSGGSAYGLDAATGVMQYLEEKGIGLDVMFGVVPIVPGAVLFDLAIGDHKIRPDRQMGYEAAAKASKDLDEQGNVGAGTGASVGKLNGFSNAMKGGLGTASITLANGLVIGALVAVNAIGHVFDPQSGKILAGPRDEEGNILDSVEVMQTHTFSPIPPGTNTTIAVVASNAMLTKSEAKKVAQMAHDGLARTIRPIHTMNDGDTIFAVATGEVKATVDLIGSLSADVLAAAVICAIEHAESAGGLPSYSSLSQ
- a CDS encoding M20 family metallopeptidase, whose protein sequence is MNQVVSFVDEQEVVRLTQELVRIDSVYRPEQPGANEERVALFVADYLRKMGMQVYYEEVVPGRPNVIAFYDSGRPGKTLLFEAHTDVVTEGDRDAWSYDPFGATISGGRIYGRGSCDTKGNLAAAICAVKAIQRSKQEFTGKILLCIPCDEEGMMIGIKDFIRRGWANNVDAAIICEPEENQLCITQKGAMRAILRTYGKMAHGAMPLTGINPNTRMARAIVALEELERKEMARLGQHPMLGWPSITPTILQAPVKGDPQINVVPDQCMTTLDIRTVPGQEHEVLHREMSAILEALGREDDKFKATLEVIEERPWTLTGMEEEVVQAVANSYREITKKEPVYNGVPGATDGTFLHKAGIPILTTGAGDRHIPHHADEYVDIDQLVESTQLFALSALTFLAQPVRA
- a CDS encoding M3 family oligoendopeptidase, which encodes MNMRWNLDVLYTSFDSPECQQDWDKLCHEMEEVKSWAAEHLQTQEDAIAKMEAYITKMTSILQTQTRLYSYAELTASVDAKNEKALQLVERIQNQAVELVEPDVQFQKWLGEIRNLDVLISQSELLETHRFMLTEMSEKSKYMLSEKEEIILAKMKNTGSNAWTKLQEMISSTLLVDLTLDGEKKQLPLPVVRNMAYEKDAELRKQAYEAELAAYKKIEESSAASLNGIKGEVITIAKLRGYESALDKTLKDSRMDKETLDAMMTAIRESLPTFHKYYSKKAELLGHANGKLPFYDMFAPVGDADMRFTYQEARDFIVKHFGSFSEKLANYAARAFDNQWIDAETREGKRGGAFCANLHIVGESRIMANYTGSYNDVSTLAHELGHGYHGDCLVNEAFFNSDYPMPIAETASILCETIIANAALQQASPEEAFAILENDISGSGQVIVDIYSRFLFESALFERRENGSLPVNELKELMLQSQKAAYGTGLDPEILHPYMWVCKPHYYSADYNYYNFPYAFGLLFAKGLYAVYLERGDAFVEQYDQLLSVTGKMSIADVAAIMDVDVRSADFWRNSLSLIGKDIDTFVELASTRK
- a CDS encoding C40 family peptidase, whose amino-acid sequence is MKHTSRLFTFLALFTLLPTAAHAASPVYVVAAGDTLSKIAREHQTTVSQLMQVNQLNTDRLAIGQTLTLAGVGVSDESVGAPPDLAATSDAKHDEDSSPADVKPESSDHKARITGDVVNVRRNPSLDAKILGKLHYGDTVEVVEAGDDWTKIKYEDDKHAYVSSTYLSSTPLPDLPEFSGDVDTASLRRLESVIQPLLNTPYVLGGTTTSGFDCSGFTSYVFQKLGVTLPRTSEDQFGGGKKISLDEAQPGDLLFYDALGKGRVSHVAIYMGNGVIVHANGDDVRFGKVEYMHKLYPFYGVKRYLDFQ